Proteins found in one Aspergillus chevalieri M1 DNA, chromosome 2, nearly complete sequence genomic segment:
- the DIA4 gene encoding putative serine--tRNA ligase DIA4 (COG:J;~EggNog:ENOG410PHEH;~InterPro:IPR006195,IPR015866,IPR042103,IPR010978, IPR002317,IPR002314;~PFAM:PF02403,PF00587;~go_function: GO:0000166 - nucleotide binding [Evidence IEA];~go_function: GO:0004812 - aminoacyl-tRNA ligase activity [Evidence IEA];~go_function: GO:0004828 - serine-tRNA ligase activity [Evidence IEA];~go_function: GO:0005524 - ATP binding [Evidence IEA];~go_process: GO:0006418 - tRNA aminoacylation for protein translation [Evidence IEA];~go_process: GO:0006434 - seryl-tRNA aminoacylation [Evidence IEA]) yields the protein MASLMASSTASKAPYVCLNCRVSRRFTRFTPSIRRNFTSSLRRLSDVVRPATAPKPTPDVKHIRQNAEIYAKNCLDRNYVTHSEYPLRIQQLSEESRQLDHDLQAPRSRIKQLEKMIAKVAREQQENMGQEDLTALRSEAQRLKDESHAMNTRKTSCADEIQRLALALPNLSSSETPVGRDPKLIGYINFDPQFPPEWATRSSPDPSRSHVVIGTSLGLIDFTSSATTTGWGWYFLTNEGALLEHALVQYSLTVARRHGWKIVSPPSLVYSYIAEACGFQPRDQHNEQQIWTVEQSEKDKNSKPPRSLTGTAEIPLAAMYAGRDIEASQLPVKLVGSSRCYRAEAGSRGVDTKGLYRVHEFTKVELLGWADNNNPTQPEIDHPSTTLFNDLLTIQTEILTSLNLPCRILEMPTTDLGASASRKRDIEALFPSRLRNTSDLEPAWGEVTSASICTDYQSRRLGTRVRGGSAKESRFPHTVNGTAMAVPRVLAAILENGWDEKRGVVVVPEVLRGYMGGLEVIGNQ from the coding sequence ATGGCCTCTTTAATGGCCTCCTCGACGGCCTCGAAGGCACCATATGTTTGTCTCAATTGCAGGGTATCCCGCAGATTCACCAGATTCACACCCTCCATCCGCCGCAATTTCACCTCGTCCCTCCGCCGCCTGTCAGACGTGGTCCgaccagcaacagcaccaaAACCCACCCCGGATGTCAAACATATTCGCCAAAACGCAGAAATCTACGCGAAAAACTGTTTGGATCGCAATTATGTCACTCATTCCGAATACCCGCTCCGGATTCAGCAATTGTCCGAGGAGAGTCGGCAGCTCGATCATGATCTCCAAGCTCCGCGGTCCCGCATAAAGCAGTTAGAGAAGATGATTGCGAAAGTGGCTCGGGAGCAGCAGGAAAATATGGGACAGGAGGATCTGACAGCTCTGCGATCTGAAGCACAGCGGTTGAAAGATGAATCGCACGCGATGAACACCCGGAAAACAAGCTGCGCGGACGAAATCCAACGTCTCGCTCTCGCCCTCCCcaacctctcctcctccgaaACGCCTGTCGGACGCGACCCCAAACTAATTGGTTATATCAATTTCGACCCTCAATTCCCCCCCGAATGGGCCACGCGATCCTCACCAGACCCCTCCCGCTCCCACGTCGTTATCGGCACCTCTCTGGGCCTGATCGATTTCACTAGCTCCGCCACCACGACTGGCTGGGGATGGTATTTCCTTACGAACGAAGGCGCACTTCTCGAACACGCACTAGTCCAGTATTCATTGACAGTCGCCCGCCGTCACGGTTGGAAGATCGTGTCTCCTCCTTCACTCGTCTACTCGTACATCGCAGAAGCATGCGGGTTCCAGCCCCGCGACCAGCACAATGAGCAGCAGATCTGGACTGTCGAGCAGAGCGAGAAGGATAAGAACTCGAAACCCCCGCGCTCACTTACCGGCACAGCCGAGATCCCCCTCGCAGCTATGTACGCCGGCCGCGACATCGAGGCTTCCCAACTGCCCGTCAAACTGGTAGGCTCTAGCCGGTGCTACCGTGCCGAAGCAGGATCTCGAGGCGTCGACACCAAGGGTTTATACCGAGTCCACGAATTCACCAAGGTCGAGCTATTGGGCTGGGccgacaacaacaaccccacTCAACCCGAAATCGACCACCCCTCGACAACCCTCTTCAATGACCTCCTCACCATCCAAACCGAAAtcctcacctccctcaaCCTCCCCTGCCGCATCCTCGAAATGCCAACCACAGACCTCGGTGCCTCCGCCTCCCGAAAACGCGATATCGAGGCCCTTTTCCCCTCCCGCCTGCGCAATACCTCCGACCTCGAACCCGCCTGGGGCGAAGTCACCTCCGCGTCCATCTGCACAGACTATCAGAGTCGAAGACTGGGGACCCGTGTTCGCGGCGGGTCTGCGAAAGAGTCGAGATTCCCGCATACGGTTAATGGGACGGCGATGGCTGTTCCTAGGGTGTTGGCGGCGATTTTGGAAAATGGGTGGGATGAGAAGAGGGGGGTTGTCGTTGTGCCGGAGGTGTTGAGGGGGTATATGGGTGGGTTGGAGGTTATTGGGAATCAATAA
- a CDS encoding cytochrome b561 domain-containing protein (COG:S;~EggNog:ENOG410PN16;~InterPro:IPR006593;~PFAM:PF03188;~SECRETED:SignalP(1-20);~TransMembrane:3 (n13-24c29/30o39-61i73-96o144-164i)) yields the protein MLFTGHPLLNTIALLLQVQGTLILQPTSTARQKLIGTRFHYIIQGLSLLAFIAAFLVIEINKGDHERFTSPHGVLGLITYIVIILQASVGVVQYFLSVQVLGSVDTGKKIYKYHRASGYALLMLELGTVTAATQTTFNLNALHIPLWGIVVTSVLVVAGIGARIKKHKLGL from the exons ATGCTCTTCACTGGTCATCCG CTTCTTAACACCATAGCTCTCCTCCTTCAAGTTCAAGGcaccctcatcctccaaCCAACCAGCACAGCGCGTCAGAAGCTCATCGGAACCCGCTTCCACTATATCATCCAAGGCCTCAGTCTGCTCGCCTTCATCGCGGCCTTTCTCGTCATCGAAATAAACAAGGGTgaccatgagcgcttcacGTCTCCTCATGGTGTGCTTGGTTTGATTACCTATATTGTTATCATTCTGCAGGCGTCTGTGGGCGTGGTGCAGTATTTCTTGTCCGTTCAGGTTCTGGGGAGTGTTGATACGGGAAAGAAGATCTACAAATATCACCGTGCGTCGGGATATGCTCTGTTAATGTTAGAGCTAGGGACTGTTACTGCGGCTACTCAAACGACGTTTAATCTGAATGCTTTGCATATTCCCTTGTGGGGGATTGTGGTGACATCGGTTTTGGTTGTTGCTGGCATTGGCGCGAGGATTAAGAAGCATAAGTTGGGACTTTAG